The DNA segment TTCCTTATCCTTGTCCTTGTCGCCGCCCTTTTCCTTGGCCATATCGTTCTCCGTTAAAATCCGAGCGCCTTGAGCACGCCTTTCGCGGGGGCGCCGCGCGTCGCGCGCCAGATCGCCTCGAGCAGCGGCGCTTTGACCTTATAGCGCCGGCACAGCTCGCGCGCGCTGGCGGAGGCCTCGATGCCCTCGACGACCGTGGGGATCTCGGCGAGCGCGCGCTTGGGCGTCAGGCCTTTCCCGAGCTTTTCCCCGAACCCTCGGTTCCGGGACTCGGGGGAGGTGCCGGTCGCGATCAGGTCGCCGAGGCCCGACAGGCCGTAGATGGTGTTGTAGTGGCCGCCCCGGGCATGGATGAGGCTCGCCATCTCGGCCAGCCCCTGCACGAGCAGGGCCGCCTTGGTGTTCGCGCCGGTGCCGAGGCCGTCGAGGATGCCGGCGCCGATGGCGATAGCGTTCTTCAGCGAGCCGCCGAGCTCCACGCCGTGGCGGTCGGGCCAGTGGGTCACGTTGAGGGCGCCGCCGTCGAACAGGCGCACCAGGACCTTCGCCTCGGCGCCTTCGGGTCCGCCGAGCATCATCCCCGTCGGGACGCCGCGGGCGACCTCGCGGGCGAACGAGGGGCCCGACAGAGTCCAGACCTTGCCGCGGAGAGCGGGGAGCTCGCGGGAGATGATGTCGCCCATCGTGGCCAAGGTGTGGGGTTCGACGCCCTTGGACGCGTTGACGGCGACCGCGTTTTTCGGCAGACCGATCCCGCGAATGTTTTTCGCCGTCGCGGCCAACGCTCGGGACGGCAGCACGAACAGCAAGACATCGACGTCTTTTACGGCAACGGCAACGTCGTGGGTGACCTTGATGGCCCCATCCAAACGAAACCCGGGGATCTGCGCGTGACGACGAGTTTTATTCAAACTCGCCGCGAGCTCCGGCACGAACTCCCAGATCGTGACCTTCGCTTTCTTGTTGGCCAGATGCTGGGCTAAGACGCAGCCCCACATCCCGCCGCCTAACACCGTTACCTTAAGCTGACGGGCCATGGATTCCCAGCTCCTTGTTCTCGATCAACCGCTTCAGATTGGGTATGTGCTTGTAGATGATCAGCGCGCCGGCGACGCCGGCCGCGATGCAATAGGCCTGCTTGGCTCCGAGGGCGACGGCGGCGATGGGGAGCACGATCGCGGCGGTCATCGACCCGACCGAGATGTGGCCGGAGACCTTCACGGCGAGGGCGAAGGCTCCGATCGTGACGGCCATCGGCCACGGAAGCAAAGCCAGGAAGACTCCCGCGGAGGTGGCCACGCCCTTTCCCCCCCTGAAGCCGAGAAGGGGCGTCCAGTTGTGGCCGATGATCGCGGCGGCGCCGGCGGCGATCGCCAGTTCGGGACGGCGCGGCTGGGTGGCGATCGACAGGTAGACGGGCGCGTAGCCCTTCAAAGCGTCCACGACGAGGGTGATGGCGCCGGCGAGCGCGCCGGCGTTGCGGTAGACGTTCGCGGTGCCGGGGTTGCCCGAGCCGCGGGTGCGGATGTCGTAGCCCTTGAGGCGTTTGACGACGAGATAGCCCGTGGGGATGCCGCCGGCGAAGTAGCCGAACAGGATCAGCGCGGCGTCGCGGAAATCTATCATTATTTTCAGCGTTATCCGGCCTTGCCTCGGGCCGTATACCCCAGAGAATAGCCTGTCAGGCGGCCGGAGTCAATAAGGACTGTAAACGGCTCCAGTTTTCGGCCGTCACCCTCAACCGGAAGCGGATCTTCTCCCCCATCACCTTGCGCTCGAGGATCTGCGCGGACTCGTACAAGCGGGCGGTCCAGGAGCCGGCCTGGGCGGCGGGCGCGTCGATCTCGCGCAGCAGCCACTTCCGGGAGAGCGCCTCCTCGACGCGCGCGAGGACCTCGGGGATGCCGTCGCCGGAGGCGGCCGACATCAGGATCGCCTCCGGATAGCGTCTCACGAGGTCGTCCCGCTCGGCGGGGGTCAGGCGGTCGGCCTTGTTGAAGGCCTCGACGCGCGGTATGCCGCCCGTCGCGAGGTCCTCGAGGGTGAGCTTGACCGAGGCGTGCTGGCCGTCGAGCTCTCGAGAGGACGCGTCGTGCACGACGAGGAGGCAGTCGGCGGCCTCCACCTCCTCGAGGGTCGAGCGGAAGGCGGCGATCAAGGACGTCGGCAGGCGCTGGATGAAGCCGACGGTGTCGGTCATCACGGCCCAGCCGCCGCTCGGCAGGCGCACGCGGCGCGCGGTCGGGTCGAGGGTCGCGAACAGCTTGTCGTCGGCGTACGCGGCGTATTCCCCCGTCAACTGGTTGAGCAAGGTGGACTTGCCCACGTTGGTGTAGCCGACGAGGGCCACCTGGGGCACGGGTACGCCGGCGCGCCGTTCTCGGCGCAGGCGGCGCGAGGAGCGCACGCGCTCGAGCTCGGCGCGCAGATGCTTGATGCGGTATTGGATATGGCGCTTCTCGTACTCGAGCTTCCTTTCGCCGGGGCCGCGCGTGCCGATGCCTCCGGCCTGCTGGGAGAACGCGCGGATGCCGGTCAGGCGCGGGAGCATGTAGGACAGTTGGGCCAGCTCGACCTGCAGGCTTCCTTCGCTCGTGCGCGCGCGCCGCGCGAAGATGTCCAGGATCAGGCGGGTGCGGTCGACGATCTTCACCTTCGGCAGCGCCTTCTCCAGGTTCTTCTGCTGGCCGGCGTTCAGCTCGAGGTCGAAGATCACCGTGCCCGCGCGCAGGCCGGCGCACATCCCGACGATCTCCTCCACCTTGCCTTCGCCGATCAAGGTCGACGAGTTGAAGCGCTGGAGCGCCTGCGTGGTCTCCCCGACGACCAGCGCGCCCGCCGTCTCCACGAGGCGCTTGAGCTCCTCGAGGCTGGTGCGGATCACGTCCGTCTGCGACTTGGGACCGACGCCGACGAGGACCGCGCGCTCGATGGGAGCGCGGGTCTCGCGGGAGACGTTCCGGACGCCGGTCTTGCGCGCCATCAGTCGAGCAGGACCTCGGGCATCGCCTTCTGCAGCAAGGTGCGCCAGCGGCGCGCGGTCCCCGCCATGAGCGTGTCGAACGGCGCGAAATCGTCGGTGAGGACGGGGGCGCCCTCGAGGTCGCGCGCGACCGGCTTCAACTCGCGGCTGAGCATCAGCGCGACCTCCTTGGACGAGCGTTCCGGCGCCGCGGGCGGGCCGGCCTCGAGCGGGCCCGCGGACGCGAAGAGCAGGATGTTGGCGAGGCCGTCGTTGGGCTCGCTGGCGACGAACGCGCGCACGTGAGGGAAAGACGCCGACAAGGTGCGGTACACGGCCTTCCAGGGCCGGTCGTCGGGGGCGGCCACCGCGCTGACGATGTTGATCGCGAGCACCCCGTCCGGGGACAGGGAATCCCGCATGCGCCCGAACGCCTCGGCGGTGAACAGGTGCGCGGGCGGCGACTCGGCGCCGAACGCGTCGAGGAAGGCGAGGTCCCACGGCCCGAGGCCCGTCTCGAGCAGGGCGCGGCCGTCGCCGATGACGACCTTGCCCTTCGGCTCGTAGCCGAAATCCTTGTAGGCGGTCTCGGCGATCGCGGGGTCGATCTCGAAGGCGTCCACGGTCAGGCCGCGGCGCTCGAGCGCCTTGGGCAGCAGGCCCGCGCCGAGGCCGACGACCAAGGCGCGCTCCGCCTTCGGCCGCAGCGCGCGCGACCACTCCATGCCGCGGATGTACTGCGACTCGCTCTCCCCCTCCGGCTTCTCCATCACCGACTGGCTCGTGCCGTTGACGAGCAGGTAGCGCCTGGAGCCGGTGTCCGTCACGGCGATGCGGCCGTAGGCCGACTCGCGCGCCGACAGGGAATGGCGCGGCTTCGGCGCCGGCATCAGCACGAGCGCCACGCAGGCGGCGCACGCCGCCAGCTGCCCGAGCGGCAGCGCGCGCAGGGACAGCCAGGAGCCGAGCGCGCCGAGCAGCATCAGGATCAGGGCGATCCCGTACAGGATCTTGGAGATCGGCAGATGCGGCACCAGCACGAAGCCGGTCAGCACCGCGCCGAGGACGCTGCCCGCCGTCGAGATCGCCCAGGCGTCTCCCGACCTGCGGCCGGTGTCGAACGCGCCCGTGGCGGTGAGGCGCACCGCGACGGGGCCGAGCGCGCCGAGCAGCACCAGCGCGGGCCCCATCAGCGCGCCGGCGCTGACGAGCGCGCCGGCCTGGATGCCGAAGGGCAGGCTCGCGCGCAGGATGGGCGCGCGCAGCCACGGCACGGCGGCGACGGTCAGTCCCGCGGCGGTGAGCATGCGCGCGAATAAAAGAAGATACGGCTGGCGGTCGGCCTGGCGTCCGCCCCAGGCGTAGCCGAGGGCGAGGGCCACCATCGTCACCGTGATCATGGCCGACCACGTGTAGATCGACGAGCCGTAGAAGGGACTGATCAGGCGCGCGCCCGCGAGCTCGAGCACGAGGCAGGACGCGCCGGACAGGAACAGGCTGCCGAGCAGGTAGGGCGTGGTGTACGGCGGCTGCTGTCCCGGCTTAAGCGGCGGTTTTTTCACGGGCTTCCTCCCAAAGTCTCAAGGCGCGGGCCAGCATCGCGTCGTGGCCCTCGGACGCGTCGAGCGCCTCGGCCTCGAGCTGGTTGCGGAACCAGGTGCGCTGGCGCTTGGCGTAGGCGACGGTCCCGCGGATCAGCTCGGCCAGGCCCTCGTCCTCGGACATCTTACCACGCGCGCAGGCCAGCGCCTCGCGGTAGCCGAGGCTGGTGAACCCGGGCTCCTGGCCGGTGAAGACCTTGGGCACGAGCGCCATCACCTCGCTGAGCAGCCCCGGCCACATCCCCCGCGCGCGGGTCTCGATGCGCTCCCGCGACAGCGCGGGGCTCATGTCGAGGCGGAGCGTCAAAGTCGCGGCGGTCCCGCCGGTACGGCCCTCCCGCCAGTGCGCGGAGATCGGCTTGCCGGTGAGCTCCAGCACCTCGAGCGCGCGCAGGACGCGCTGGATGTTCGCCGGCGGTATGCCGGCCGCGGCCTCCGGGTCGGCCTTGGCCAGGCGCGCGTGCAGGGACTCGCGGCCGTTCTTCTCCGCCTCGGCCGTCAGGCGCGCGCGCACGGCCTCGTCCCTCGGGGGCAGGGGCGACATCCCCTCGAGCAAGGCGCGCAGGTACAGGCCCGTGCCGCCGCAGACGAGCGGGAGCTTCCCTCGCGAGCGGATGTCGGCGATCGCTTCGGAGGCTTCCTTCGCCCAGCGCGCGGCGTCGAAGGTCTCGGACGGGTCGGCGCAGTCGAGCAGCCAGTGGCGCGCGCGCGCGCGCTGCTCCTGGGAGGGCTTGGCGGTGCCGGCGTCGAGCCGGCGATACACCTGACGCGAGTCGGCGGAGACGACCTCGGCGCCGAGCGCCTCAGCGAGCGCTACGGCGAGATCGGTCTTGCCGGAGGCCGTGGGCCCGGCGAGAACGATGAGCGATGCGGAGTTGTCGGTCATGCTTAGGTTCGGCCGCAGCTCAGAGCAGCTCCTCTTGAGTCATCATTCATCGGCAAGAATCAGCCTTTCTGTTCGCTTATCGAACCCGGCAGTCGAACCTTCCGCATATATCGCGATTGTGATTTCCTTCTTGAAACCTTTGTCGGGTATATGGGCGTGATTGTTAGTAGGAGTTTCGAGCAGCTGTTTAAGGGAGTCCAGCAATTCCTTGGCCTCATCAGTGGTGAGGAGCACTGATATGGTATCGATCGCCTTATCGTTGTCTTGATCTAAGATTCGCATGGTTGTCGCTAATGATGCGGTCTCGCTGTTCTGACGAGTTCCGAGGCTCTATCTCGAGGCTGATCATCGTTCAGCTAACCCAATGTTCATGCCCGTTTTGATTCAGTCAATCTGAGATTGAGGAGACATTCCTGGCCCTCGAGGCCGTAGATTAGTAAGGAGAAAATCCCGCGAAGCCCTCGTCCTTTATAGGCGGCCTCAATCTCAATGTATTCGTCTTTATGGTGCTTGATCCGTTCGAAGTCCTTGGCGCCACATTTTCCCAGGAATGCGGATATGCGGGGGATGAGGTTTCCCCAAAGTTGCTTAATGTCTTCGTTGGGGTGTAGCCGAAGCAGATGGGAAACCGTGATTACTTCATCGGCGTCACAATTGATGTTGCGGTGAATAACGTAGTGATTCGTCGACTTGGGTAGGAGTTCGGCCGCAATATCCGGAAGGAGATCCTTGTCGATACGATTGAATGCATCCAACACTTTGCTGGTCTTCTTCATTGGTGCTCCATTACTTGCCTGCACGAAAGGGGTAGCGTCCCCTTATCTCAAGATCGAGGCGATATGCCTCCTTAATCCCGAAGTCGAAGCTCTTTGATAGGTGGCCATCATCATCGTAGGTCCGGATGTAAGCCTCGGCCCGTCCAAGAGCCTTGTCGAAATTCCGCACGTTTTGCGGCTGATTGCGAAATTTGAATCGGGTACTCAATTCGACCTCCTTCAACATGGCGAGCCCCATGATTACGGTTACGTTGATTTTATCCGATTCAGAGACGCGTGCTTTCTTCCCGGACTGGCCGTTGATTTGAACATGAATGCTTACATGATTGAATCGGCCCTTATCCTCGGCGACACCTGTTGCTGATCCAACGCCTGGATTGCTCAGATTGAATGACCGTGAAGCGGTGATCCCGGTTCCCCCTAGTTGGGCTCCCAGCATGGTCGCCGGGCTGAGAGGCGTCGGGGCGGATGCCGTTGCGGGGAGAGTGACGCCTGCTTCTGTGTGGGGCAGTCCTGGCCCGCTATGAATTGAAGAATCGGGGCTGTGGGTTGGAGAATGAGTGTCCTGAGTTCCCTCCTCGTCTTCGAGTCCGGCCAAATGCTTTTCTGCAGCGAACTTCACCTTGGATTCAGGCCTGGTGCTTCTAGGAACATCCTGCTGGGATCGAGGCGCGACGACTGCGCCATCTTGCCGCCGCACTTCGCGGTCTAAGTCCTCATGGGCTTGGTCAGCGGGGTCGACTTTGATCAACATTTCCACCCAGGCACGTCCGGCGTCGTCGGTCCGCGCGGTCGCTCCGTCGGGAAATTCAAAAAGGTTGGAATCCGCGCTGAAGGTCACTGGGAACCCTGCCTTGTTGCCCAGGTCGCCCGTGAATTCAACCTCGGCCAGAAGTATTACCGCCTCTCCTCGCGAGGCCGCGTCCTTGTCGCTGCTCAGCGTAATTTTGGTCGGCTTGAGTGGTAACTTCGGTTTCGGCGGCGCCTCGGGTTTCGCCGGCGCCGGTTTGGGTACGAAATTCGATGAAGAACCGGCCGAAGCCTGGGGCTTTCCCGCGCCCCTGAATAACTTGCTTATGCCTCGAAAAAGCGCCGGAATCCCTTTGAGGATTAGTACTGCGCCCAATTCACCGAGCGCCTTCCCCAACTCCTCGCCGCCGGTGCCGGAGTACCCACTGGAGTAAGACGAGCCAGAAGAACTCCCCCCGCCGCAGTTCTGCACGCAGACACCGTGCGGAACCGACGGCGGAGGCGGAAGGTTGGGGATGTTCCAGGCGCCTAGCCCCGCCTCGGTCAAATCGAGGGGACGGGCGCGCGTCAGGACGGCGGCCGTGCCGTCGTCCTCGATGATCTCGAGCGGGGCGGTCGAGAAATTGAATGCGGGATCGTCGAGCCAGCGGACGAGAACGGGCGCGGGTATTGCGACGGGCCAACGGCCTTCTTCCGTGTCGGCCGGGCGCAACACGAGCATGCCCGCGACTTGACTCGCTTCGTTGAGGACGGGGCCGCCGCTGAGTTCGGGCGAGATGGCGGCGTCGGTCTGGAAGCTGGCCTCGCCGACCTTGGTCACGAGGCCGGCTGTCTTCGTCCAAAGGCCGGAGATCATAGTATGCCCGACGGCGGTGACGAGTTCGTCTTTGGCGGGCGTCGTCTCCGCGATCGAGAGAGCGGGACGAGCCAGATCCTCGGAATAAGAGAGCACGGCCACGCTCAGTTCGGGATGGCGGCGGACGACCGTCGCCGTGAGCTGGACGGGCTTCGCCGTCCCAGAATAAGCGAAGAGGTTGGGGTGGTCGGTGTCGGCGACGATGGCGGCGTCGGTGACGAGCACGGCGCCGTTCTTCGTTTTGAGCAAGGTGGCGGCGGCCCGCTGGTCTTTCCACACCACGACAAAAACGCTTTCTTCGGGTTTCTGTGAGACGACGCGCCCTGCCGAGATGAGAACCGTGTCCTTCACTCTCTGCGCGGCGGCAAGGTCTGTGAAGGCGGTCGCGCGAGCACAATACAGCTTTGAACGGGCCGCGCCAATCGCTTTCTCGGAGGCCAGCGCCATGGTCAGCTTGCGGACCCGGGCGCGGAACTTCTCGTATTCAGCCCCGGTCAGCTTTGCCTGGGACGAGGCTTGGTCGAGTGCCTGTTCCGCGGATTTCCCCTCCGCTTGCGGGCCGAGCAAGGCTAACAACCACGGTGAGGCTTCGCCTTTCTCGGTCTGGAACAATCCGTCCCGGCTTGTGAGGAGCTTACGGCGGGCCTCGAGGGGCTCGCAGGGCGGCTCAGGGAATCGCTGCGCCCACGTGTAATCGGTGACCGCTAACGTTCGGTAGATCGCGTCGAGGCTGGAGGAGCGGTCCTTGAAGAACGGCCTGAGCTCCGGCGACATCCGCGGCTTGAGTCGTTCGAGTGTCTCCTTGACCTGAGCCTCGTCACGGAAGCCTTCGAAGCCGTCGGTCAGGACGAGGAGGTCGGCCTGGAGCGCCGCGAGGCCCTTCGAGTCGGCGGGGCCATCACCTTGCGCCTCGACGGCCCTCGCGTCGGGGGCCAAGACGTAGGTCGAGAGCAGGTACCAGAGCGGGTCCGTCGTGGTCTCGGCGCGGACGGGGATGGCAACGGCGAGGAGAAGCGCGAGCGCCGCTCGAGCCTTTCTCACCCAGGTTTACTTCGCCTTGCGCGCGGTCTTCGTTTTTCCGGAGAACAGGGAGTGAAACGGGCAGTCGGAGCCGCAGGCGTCGGGCAGTCCCAGGGAGGTCCGGGTCTGGCAGTCGGCGCTGTCCTCCGCCATCTTCTCGATGGCCTTCTGCGCTTCGCGCGAGATTTTTCTGAAGGCGAGGCCGACGCTGTAGGTCTCGCCCTTCTGGTGCACGCGCACGATGCCGGCCTCGATCGGAACGCCCTCGAGCCCGGGGATGTTCAAGGTCATCTGGAAGCTCTTGGTGTGGGGCGGCTCGATGAACATCAGCAGCGAGATGCCGCCGGCGGAGAGGTCGGTCATGATCGCGGGCTGCTTGTGCATCATGTTGTCGGAGCCCTCGAGCTCGAGCGTGATCGGCTCGACCATCCCTTCGACGACGCTGAACCGGCGATGCTTGCGGCGCTCGGCCCCCGTCTTCTTATGCTCGGTCATCTGTTTCCCCTTTCAAGATCCGTTTGCTCGTTCCGGTGACGCGGACCTTGACGGTCCGTCCCGCCGGCCCGGCTCCCTTCCAGGAGACCTTGAAGCCGTCGCGGGTGCGGCCGAAGCCGCCGCCCTCGTCCAGCACGTCCACGACCGTCCCGACCCGGGCGGCCAAGGCTTCCTCCGTCAGGCCGTCGCACAAAGCGTTGAGCCTCGACAACCGCTCTTCCTTCACCGCGTCGGGGACGTCGTCCGTCATGTCCGCCGACTCGGTCCCCTCGCGGGGCGAGTACTTGAACGTGTACGACCACGACGGCCGCAGACGCCCGACCAGGTCGAGGGTGCGCTCGAAATCCTCGTCGGTCTCTGAGGGGAATCCTACGATAATGTCAGTGGTGACTTCAACGCAAGGTATCGCGCGCCGCAGGCGCGCGGTTTTGTCGAGGATCGAGGCCGCGTCGTAATTGCGCCGCATGATCTTCAAAAGCCGGTCCGATCCGGATTGGAGCGGAAGATGGATCTGTTCGCAGATGTTGTTCGTCGTCGCCATCGCGTCGATCAGGTCGTCGTTGACGAAGTGAGGATGAGGGCTTTCGAACCGGACCCGCTCGAGGCCCTCGATCGTTCCCAGGCGTCTCAGCAGTTCCGGGAAGCGGAGCTCCGCTCCCCCCTCCGGGGCATGCCAGCTGTTGACGGTCTGGCCGAGGAGCGTTATCTCTTTGGCTCCGCGACCGACCTTCTCCCGGACCTCCGCCATGACCGTCTCGTACGGCCGGTACAGCTCGCGGCCCCGCACTGAGGGCACGATGCAGTAGGAGCAGGAGTAGTTGCAGCCGCGCATGATCGTGACGAAGGCGGTGCAGGGCGAGGCCCAGCCCGTGGGCTTGTCGAGGGTCTCCGGCGGGAACGCCCGGCGCGTCTCGGCCATCGCGTCGAAGCGCGCGCCCAGGGCCTCTTCGACGATGCGCGGGTAGTCCTCGATGGACTTGGCGCCGACGACGAGGTCCACGTACGGGAAGCGCTTCCGGATCCAGGGGCCGAGGCGCTCGGCCGCGCAGCCGGCGACGATCAGCACGCGCTCGGAGTCCTTCTCCTTCCAGCCGCGCAGGCGGCCGATGAAGGAGAGGGCCTTGTCCTCGGCGTGCTGGCGCACGGTGCAGGTGTTGAGGACGATGGCGTCCGCGCTCTCGGGCTCGGAGACGGCGGTGAAGCCGCGGCCGGTCAGGGGCGAGGCGAGCTCCTCGCCGTCGGCGACGGACATCTGGCAGCCGAAGGTGACGACGTGGAGGCGCATCGAGCTATCGCTTGCTCTTGGACTTCTTCTTCGCCGGCTTCTGGTCCTGGCCCTGGCGGCGGCCCATGCCGATCTCGACGAGGTCGTGCGTCGCCTCGATGACCTGGCGGCGGGCCTCCGGGTCGAGCGGCGCGAGAGCCATGATGACCTTCTCGAGGGCGGCGAGCGTCTTCTTCTGGATCATGGGGCCTCCTAGAGCTTGACCTTCGACTGCACGACGCGGAAGTGCACCACCCGCATCTCTTCCTCTTCGCGGATATGCCGGCCGTTGGCGAAGTTCATCTTCTCCTTGAGCTCGGGCAAGGTCACGCCCTCGCGCTGGGCGAGGTCCTCGTCGAAGCTGCCGAAGGAGCGCAGCTCGACGACCGTCACGACCAGCTGGGCGCGCACGTTGCCGTGCTTGTCGACGAGCTGGAGGGCGTCTCCGACCTTCAGGTCGGCGTCCTCGGGATCATAGGCCGGGCAGGCGGTGGCCGTTTTGCGGCCCGCCAGGATGGACTGGATCATCTTCTCACCCAGTCCGCCGTCGCCGTACCAGCCGAAACGGAAACGTTTCACCGTGGAAGATTATAACTATTGTCGACGAGGATTGGGACGATTAAGCGGACTTTTTGGCGCAATCTTTGCAGAGGCCGAAAACCTCGTGCCGGTGCCACTTCGGCACGAAGCCCGCGTCGCGGCAGGCGTCGTCCTGGATCTTCTCGAGCTTGGGCCAGCGCACCTCTTGGATGCGCCCGCAGGAGACGCAGATCAGGTGGTCGTGATGCGGGCGGTCGTGCTCGACCTCGAAGCGCGCGGTGCCGCCCTGGCCGACGACGGGCGAGATGATGCCGCACTCCTGGAGCATCTTGAGGGTGCGGAAGACGGTGGCGCGGCCCACGCCGTGAGAGCGCAGGGCGTGATAGATCTCGTCCTGGCTCAGGTGATGGTCGGCCTTGAGGAAGTGGTCGAGGATGAGGCGGCGCTGTCCGGTCAGGCGCAGGCCGTTCTTGGCGAGGTGCTCGGTGAACACGCGGACGATCTTCTCCGCGTGCCTCTTGTCGCGGCCGCCTTCGTAGACGACGAGTTCTCTCACGGCCATAGGGTACCAGTCCGGGAGGCCGGGCGCAATAATTTAGTCATTAGACCTTGCTACAATAAAAACATGAAGCGCCTCTGGCCTTTGCCCGTCCTCCTGCTCCTGGCGCTCCCGGTGCGCGCCCAGGAAGGCGAGGACGCGGCGTCCGACGACTCGGCTCCGGCCGACGCCGCCGCCCCCGAGCCGCCGTTGTCCCCCCCCGGAGGCGAAGGCGCTGCGAACGACGCCGCGCCGCCCCAGGAGGAGTCCGCCGAGCCGAACTCCTCCGAGGAGCAGCCTCCTCAGGGCGGAGCCGCCCCCAACGAGGCGGCCGAGGGCGAGGAGCCGGCGGAGAAGCCGGCCAAGGAAGAGCCGATGATCAGCGTCAAGGTCGCGGCTCCCGAGGGCGAGGAAGGCGACGAGGAGAGCGTCGCCCCCGCGGCTCCGAAGAAGAAGGTGGAGCCGACGGCGACCTTGATGAGGGCGCCGAAGAAGGGCAAGCCGGCGGCGAAGCAGGCCAAGGGCAAGAAGAGCGAGAAGCAGGCGCCCCCTCCCGTGAAGGCGAAGGCCCCCGTCGTCGCGCCCGAGCCTCCCCCGCCGCCGGTCCCCGCGGTGCCGCTGACGCCGATCACGCCGCGCAACCCTTAAGACAGACCGGCTGGACGCGAGACGCCGAGGGCCTTCAGGATGAAGGCCCACATGTCGGCGACTTCCTGGATCATCTTGCTCATCGGCTTGCCGGCGCCGTGGCCCGCGTCCTTCTCCACGCGCGTGAGGATGGGCGCCGGGCCCGCCTGGGCGGCCTGGAGCGCGGCGGTGAACTTGTGGCTGTGCGCCGGGACGACCCGGTCGTCGTGGTCGCCCGTCATCACCATCGTGGCCGGATACGAGGTCCCCGGCTTCACGTTGTGCAGCGGCGAGTATCCGATCAAAGTGTCGAAGCCCTCTTTGGTCTCGCTGCTGCCGTAGTCGCTCTTCCAGCCGCGGCCGACCGTGAAGAGGTGAAACCTCAGCATGTCGAGCACGCCGACCTCGGGGACGGCCGCGCCGAAGAGTTCCGGGCGCTGGGTCATCGCCGCGCCGACGAGCAGTCCGCCGTTGCTGCCGCCGCCGATCGCCAGTTTGGGCGAGGAGGTGTATCTCTCCTTGATCAGGAACTCGGCCGCCGCGATGAAGTCGTCGAAGACGTTCTGCTTCTTGTCGAGGCGCCCCGCGTCGTGCCACTCCTGGCCGTACTCGCCGCCGCCCCTGAGGTTCGCCACGGCGTAGACGCCGCCGCGCTCCAGCCAGGCGATGTTCGCGCCGGAGAAGCCCGGGGTCATGGAGACGCCGAAGCCTCCGTAGCCGTAGAGATAGGTCGGGTTGGTCCCGTCGAGCTTGAGGCCCTTCTTGTGCACGATGAACATCGGGATCTTCGTGCCGTCCTTCGAGGGATAGAAGACCTGCGTGACCTCGAACTTCGACGGATCGACGGGAACCTTCGGCCTCCAGTAGGCGCTGGTCTTGCCCGTCTCGAGATTGAGACGGAAGTGCGTGCGGGGGTAGTTGTAGGATGAGAACGTGAAGAAGCCTTTCTTCTCCTCCTTGCTCGTCGTGGGTTCGAAGCCGCTCACCGAGCCGATCGCCGGCAGCTTCACCTGGTATTTGAATCCTCCGCGCGGGCCGTACACGCGCATGACCTCGTGGGCGTCCGTCTTCCAGACGGCGACGAAGCGCTTGCCGACTCGGCCGACCGAGTCCAGCACGTCGCGGTCGCGCGCCTCGGGGATGACCGTCCTCCAGTTCTCCGGAGCCGGGCTGCGGAGGTCGACGGCCACGAGCCTGCCGCGCGGCGCGTCATTCGTCGTCTGGACGAAGAAGCGCGGGCCCTCGTTGCCGATGATCGAGTATCTGGCGTCGAACCGGTCGAAG comes from the Elusimicrobiota bacterium genome and includes:
- a CDS encoding NAD(P)H-dependent glycerol-3-phosphate dehydrogenase encodes the protein MARQLKVTVLGGGMWGCVLAQHLANKKAKVTIWEFVPELAASLNKTRRHAQIPGFRLDGAIKVTHDVAVAVKDVDVLLFVLPSRALAATAKNIRGIGLPKNAVAVNASKGVEPHTLATMGDIISRELPALRGKVWTLSGPSFAREVARGVPTGMMLGGPEGAEAKVLVRLFDGGALNVTHWPDRHGVELGGSLKNAIAIGAGILDGLGTGANTKAALLVQGLAEMASLIHARGGHYNTIYGLSGLGDLIATGTSPESRNRGFGEKLGKGLTPKRALAEIPTVVEGIEASASARELCRRYKVKAPLLEAIWRATRGAPAKGVLKALGF
- the plsY gene encoding glycerol-3-phosphate 1-O-acyltransferase PlsY; amino-acid sequence: MIDFRDAALILFGYFAGGIPTGYLVVKRLKGYDIRTRGSGNPGTANVYRNAGALAGAITLVVDALKGYAPVYLSIATQPRRPELAIAAGAAAIIGHNWTPLLGFRGGKGVATSAGVFLALLPWPMAVTIGAFALAVKVSGHISVGSMTAAIVLPIAAVALGAKQAYCIAAGVAGALIIYKHIPNLKRLIENKELGIHGPSA
- the hflX gene encoding GTPase HflX codes for the protein MARKTGVRNVSRETRAPIERAVLVGVGPKSQTDVIRTSLEELKRLVETAGALVVGETTQALQRFNSSTLIGEGKVEEIVGMCAGLRAGTVIFDLELNAGQQKNLEKALPKVKIVDRTRLILDIFARRARTSEGSLQVELAQLSYMLPRLTGIRAFSQQAGGIGTRGPGERKLEYEKRHIQYRIKHLRAELERVRSSRRLRRERRAGVPVPQVALVGYTNVGKSTLLNQLTGEYAAYADDKLFATLDPTARRVRLPSGGWAVMTDTVGFIQRLPTSLIAAFRSTLEEVEAADCLLVVHDASSRELDGQHASVKLTLEDLATGGIPRVEAFNKADRLTPAERDDLVRRYPEAILMSAASGDGIPEVLARVEEALSRKWLLREIDAPAAQAGSWTARLYESAQILERKVMGEKIRFRLRVTAENWSRLQSLLTPAA
- a CDS encoding fused MFS/spermidine synthase; this translates as MKKPPLKPGQQPPYTTPYLLGSLFLSGASCLVLELAGARLISPFYGSSIYTWSAMITVTMVALALGYAWGGRQADRQPYLLLFARMLTAAGLTVAAVPWLRAPILRASLPFGIQAGALVSAGALMGPALVLLGALGPVAVRLTATGAFDTGRRSGDAWAISTAGSVLGAVLTGFVLVPHLPISKILYGIALILMLLGALGSWLSLRALPLGQLAACAACVALVLMPAPKPRHSLSARESAYGRIAVTDTGSRRYLLVNGTSQSVMEKPEGESESQYIRGMEWSRALRPKAERALVVGLGAGLLPKALERRGLTVDAFEIDPAIAETAYKDFGYEPKGKVVIGDGRALLETGLGPWDLAFLDAFGAESPPAHLFTAEAFGRMRDSLSPDGVLAINIVSAVAAPDDRPWKAVYRTLSASFPHVRAFVASEPNDGLANILLFASAGPLEAGPPAAPERSSKEVALMLSRELKPVARDLEGAPVLTDDFAPFDTLMAGTARRWRTLLQKAMPEVLLD
- the miaA gene encoding tRNA (adenosine(37)-N6)-dimethylallyltransferase MiaA, yielding MTDNSASLIVLAGPTASGKTDLAVALAEALGAEVVSADSRQVYRRLDAGTAKPSQEQRARARHWLLDCADPSETFDAARWAKEASEAIADIRSRGKLPLVCGGTGLYLRALLEGMSPLPPRDEAVRARLTAEAEKNGRESLHARLAKADPEAAAGIPPANIQRVLRALEVLELTGKPISAHWREGRTGGTAATLTLRLDMSPALSRERIETRARGMWPGLLSEVMALVPKVFTGQEPGFTSLGYREALACARGKMSEDEGLAELIRGTVAYAKRQRTWFRNQLEAEALDASEGHDAMLARALRLWEEAREKTAA